CACGAGGGCGCGCACGGCGTCGTCGGCGGCAGCGGCGGAGGGGAGCAGCGCGGTGGCGGTCGCTCCCGTGGCGAGCGCCGTGGCCGAACGCTCCGGCGGGGCATCCGGATGGTGCCGTGCGGTGAGGAGGAACCACACGGTCGCGAGGGCGATCGCCGCCGGCAGCGAGTACGCCTCGACCGCGTCGGCACCGAGCGTCGCCGAGCCCGACCACGCCGCGGCGATCGCGAGCAGCACCGACCCCCACGACGCGTGGCGCCACGGTCCGGTGACGACGTCGCCGACCGACGCGGCCACGAGCACCGGGGTCGGCGCGAGCAGGAGGAGCGGCAGCCAGGCCGGCACGTCGCCGATCACGACGAGCCCGACGGTCGTCACCGCCACGAGCGCGACGCTGCCCGCCCAGACCAGGCGCGGCGTGGGCGGCGCCTCGGGCAGCAGGAGCAGCACGCCGGCGGCGATCGTCGCGGCGACGGCACCCGCGACTCCGGCGAGGTCGGCGCGGTGCAGCCCGTCGGTCACGAGGGCGATGCCCGTGATCAGGGCGCCGACGGGGGCGACGAGCGCGAGCGTCATGCGCACGACGATCGCGCGGCGGCTCCACTGCCAGGCGGTCGCGGCCAGCGTGACCAGCAGTGCCGCGACGCCGCGCGAGGGCTCGTCGGTCGAGAACGCGACCGTGGTGGCGGCGAGCACCGCAGCCACGGCGAGCGGACCGGCTGCAGCCACGAGGTCGGCGTCGCGCCACGCGCGCCACGTGAGCCCGGCGATGAGCAGGCAGAGTGCGGCGCCCGCCGACGCCCACGAGGCCGCCGCGTCCCAGTCCTCGGGCAGGTCGACGCCGAGTTCACCGAGCAGTGCGGGTGCTCCGGCGAACAGGCCGACGACCCCGAGCGCCGCGATCACGACGTGCAGCGCATCCGCCACGGCGACCGCCCCCTCGGTCCAGACCGCGCGCGAGAGCACCCGCCCCGCGACCGCGAGCGCGACGACCGCGGCGAGCGCCGCAGAGAAGAGCACCGGGTCGGATGCCACGAGGAGCGCGACGACGACCGCGAGCCCGCCGCCCGAGGCGAGCACGACCCGCACCGTCGTCGACACGCGCAGCGCGGCGCATGCGGCGAGCGCGGCGGCCGCGGCGAGCAGCAGCACGGCCACGCACTCGGGCCGGTCGAGGCTCGCCGCGAACGGGAACACCGCCGCCGCGAGCAGGCCGACCGGCACGGCGAGGAAGCGGCGTCCCGACCGGAGCAGGTACGTGACCGCGAGCGTCGCCGCACCGAGCGCGATCGCCGCCGCCGCGCTGCCCAGCGCGTATTCCCGCCCCGTACCGGACGCCGACGCGAACTCGAACGCGGTGATGCGGTCCACCACCGTCATCACCGCGTACGGCAGGGCGAACGCGCTCGCGGCCGCGGCGACGACGAGGGCGGGAACCGACGCCCACACCGCGAGCGTCGAGACCGATCGAATCGGGAGGAGCCGCGCAGCCGCGGCGAGGACAGCGACGGCGCCGGCCGCAGCCGGAGCGAGGGCGATCGCGGCGGGCTCGGCCACCCGGTCGGCGAGCTCGAGCGCGGGGCCCAGCGCTGCGGCGATGCCCGCAAGGAGCGCACCCGCGCGCGCGGACTCGCGGCGCAGGCGCTCAGCGGGATGCGCGTCCGCGATGAGCGCCCATCCGCCCCACACGCCGGCGATCGCCCAGAGCGACCAGAGCACGGGCACCTCGTCGGTCCACGGTGCGGCGGCGAGCGCCAGGATGCCGCCGAACGCGCCGGCGCCCACCGCGACGGCCCTCGAGGCGGATGCCGGCAGGAACCATGCGGCGGCCCCGACCGCGAGCGCCAGGCCGCCGCCGGCCCAGACCGACGTCGGGAGTTCCTCGGAAACGGTCGAGCCGAGGAGGAAGACGGCCGTCGGCACGAGGCCCGCGGCCGCCCAGCCGGGCACCCGCACCCGAGTCGCCCATCGGGCGCCGATCAGCAGCACGGAGAGCGCGAGCAGCGCCATGCCGGAGTAGAGGCGCCCGTCCAGCAGGTCGGTGCCGAACAGCGCGTTCGCACGCACGATCCACACGTCGAGCAGCAGCAGCACGACCGCCACGACGGCGACCCCCTCGGCCGTGCCCGCGAGCCCGCGGCGGCGCAGCAGCCAGGCGAGGCCAAGCACGAGCACGCTCGCGAACGCGATGATCACCGAGCGCACCTCGAGCGACGCGACGAGGTAGGCGACGAAGAGGAACACGATCGCCGCGACCGACGTGAGGATGACGCCGATCGAGAGGAGCAGCACCTGCACGCCAGAACGCGTGCGCCTCGCCGGGGCGGTCTCGCCGGCCGCGGCGGAGCCGGAAGCGGGCGTGGGAGGGGAGGGCGCGACGCTCGGCTCGGGCGCCTCGCCGGGGGCATCCGCCCGCCCCTCGCCCGGTCCGGCCGGCGCGGCGACGGCCGCCGACCCCGGTGCCGCCGCGGCGACGCGCGCGGCGTGCTCGCGCCGGGCCCGCTCGCGTTCCGCCTGCTCCGCCCGCAACTCGGCGATGAGCGCCTGCCGGCCCTGCTCGGCCTCGAGCACCCCGCGCGAGGCCGCGAGCAGCTCCCCGGCGCGCGGCACGTCGAGCGCGAGGCCGCACGCGTCGCACGTCGCCGAGCGCAGCGGCGTGAAGCAGGCGGGGCACCGCGTCGTGTCGACGAGGTGCTCGGGGGCCTCGGGCCAGCGGCGGAGACCGGGACGTGGCGCGCGCGCGTCGCTCATGGCTGAATGCTGCCAGAGCACGGATGCCCGGTGGCGGATGCCGCGCACCTGTGGACCGTGTCCTCACCGGCGTGCGCGTGGAGCACGCGCGCGGCCGGGCCGCCCCGCGCGCCCGCGGAACGCGTGCAGTAGACTCGTTCGGGTTGTCTCCGTGCACCGGTGCGTCTCGGCGCGCCCACACGGGAGACCCACGAGTTGAGTGCCGACTCGGGGCGTAGCTCAGCTTGGCTAGAGCGCCCGCTTTGGGAGCGGGAGGTCGCAGGTTCGAATCCTGTCGCCCCGACGAGTCGCTCGAGTCGACTCGAACTTCCACGAATTCAGGAGAACCGTTCCATGCCGACCACTTCGGTTGAGAAGCTGAGCCCCACCCGTGCCAAGCTCACCATCACGGTGACGCCGGAGGAGCTCAAGCCCAGCATCACGCACGCCTACGGCCACATCGCCGAGCAGGTCAACATCCCCGGCTTCCGCAAGGGCAAGGTTCCGCCGCCCATCATCGACCAGCGCGTCGGCAAGGGCGCCGTGCTCGAGCACGCCGTGAACGAGGGCCTCGACGGCTTCTACCGTTCCGCGATCGAGGAGCACAAGCTCCGCCCGCTCGGCCGCCCGGAGGCCGACATCGTCGAGTGGCCCAGCGACAAGGACTTCTCGGGCGACCTGCTGCTCGCCATCGAGGTCGACGTGCGCCCCGAGATCGAGCTGCCCGAGTACGCCGGCGTCGAGCTGACCGTCGACGCGGTCGAGGTCGGCGACGACGAGGTGGCCGAGGAGCTCGACCGTCTGCGCACCCGCTTCGGCACCCTCATCACGGTCGACCGTCCCGCCACCACCGGTGACTTCGTCACCCTCGACCTGGT
This portion of the Agromyces rhizosphaerae genome encodes:
- a CDS encoding SCO7613 C-terminal domain-containing membrane protein, which encodes MSDARAPRPGLRRWPEAPEHLVDTTRCPACFTPLRSATCDACGLALDVPRAGELLAASRGVLEAEQGRQALIAELRAEQAERERARREHAARVAAAAPGSAAVAAPAGPGEGRADAPGEAPEPSVAPSPPTPASGSAAAGETAPARRTRSGVQVLLLSIGVILTSVAAIVFLFVAYLVASLEVRSVIIAFASVLVLGLAWLLRRRGLAGTAEGVAVVAVVLLLLDVWIVRANALFGTDLLDGRLYSGMALLALSVLLIGARWATRVRVPGWAAAGLVPTAVFLLGSTVSEELPTSVWAGGGLALAVGAAAWFLPASASRAVAVGAGAFGGILALAAAPWTDEVPVLWSLWAIAGVWGGWALIADAHPAERLRRESARAGALLAGIAAALGPALELADRVAEPAAIALAPAAAGAVAVLAAAARLLPIRSVSTLAVWASVPALVVAAAASAFALPYAVMTVVDRITAFEFASASGTGREYALGSAAAAIALGAATLAVTYLLRSGRRFLAVPVGLLAAAVFPFAASLDRPECVAVLLLAAAAALAACAALRVSTTVRVVLASGGGLAVVVALLVASDPVLFSAALAAVVALAVAGRVLSRAVWTEGAVAVADALHVVIAALGVVGLFAGAPALLGELGVDLPEDWDAAASWASAGAALCLLIAGLTWRAWRDADLVAAAGPLAVAAVLAATTVAFSTDEPSRGVAALLVTLAATAWQWSRRAIVVRMTLALVAPVGALITGIALVTDGLHRADLAGVAGAVAATIAAGVLLLLPEAPPTPRLVWAGSVALVAVTTVGLVVIGDVPAWLPLLLLAPTPVLVAASVGDVVTGPWRHASWGSVLLAIAAAWSGSATLGADAVEAYSLPAAIALATVWFLLTARHHPDAPPERSATALATGATATALLPSAAAADDAVRALVVAAVGIALVVAGFVLPERVAGARAAAIALAMGWAGTALASAVAGITAARLGTTFLPPEPWGAVALMAGFLASVGWVRRRATPGAAAEWLLAASVAVALAPVLAMLAAGAPEWRVILALAVLAVLHVAAAWSTTRPFGGSVTRWSTLAALVLLAIVSLATDAVQPSDPVTAGVALALLGAGVIDLVRTPARSSWSTLGPGLAVLLLPALAADFTDPELWRVVTLGVASLAVLLVGAFGRLQAPFLIGGVVLAVHAVAQLWPWIAALYQAVWWWVWLGIAGVLLIVIAATYERQLRTARRVIATIGSFR